DNA from Chelonia mydas isolate rCheMyd1 chromosome 3, rCheMyd1.pri.v2, whole genome shotgun sequence:
aaagctgatggccccacctctccatggggctccactgtgccagccaccccatgggctgctctaggcatccaacaaactgctctgctccaccagctgctccgctcgccatcccacaaactgctccaccatatatcttcaggcttccccactacttaacacaacactcagtgatttcagcttgtagtaggggaacctcagtgctggtgcaccattagcccgaagtgaattcagctcagcagcctgtaactagactcctaatagaatcaaaattagctctgatattccacagtggagagaggaggaagtacaattagcatgtaaggcccttacCAGGGGGCCCagaccaccaagtattaatacttattcccagcctctctctcaattcactgagttttagaacccatgtcccttgcctagcaagtgctatttagttgatggcgagtccctccagcattacaaaaggccaagtgcagttaCACTGTCCTTGAtgcccataatcagggtaataacactgggtaataacaatttattcttcgggccccaataacagagacactggggattcccacagcagccaaagtgaccatttgggcagctatggcctcattctaggcggggtgggtgtgcctatgcaaatgagatcagcccctgaagttcttttccacgaCTTGCCGCACCTCACCACCAGGGGTCAGGGCTccagctcatcctgactctgcttacataagaACTCTACCTCTGAACTGGACATTGCAAGTCTCCATGATGACTTCATTTCAAGAACCAAACAACCACGAAAAGTGTTTGCTGGCGCCTGAAGAACACTGCGAAAGAAGGGGCcatctttgttttaattttagaaagtatttgcttTCGAGGGTTATTGATCCAAGAGGGCTTGGTTGTTTCCGTATTCCAAAGAGTATTAATAAGGTCGATATTCTTTAGTTAATAGTGATATTGTGCAATACAGAGAAACTGTTAAACGCTTCCTGTTTCCAGTCCCTTTTTACATTATTCTTAAAACGATACATCGGCTTACAAGGTGGGGAGGCGGGACTGTGGGGGCTCCGCCTCCCGACCTCCCCGCCGGAGCACGCCCCGCCGGGGGTCTCACCCCGTCCGGGGGGTCCCCTCCAGGGCTGCCCCGTCTCCCATCAGCCCCTCGCCTTCGGCCGGCGGGGCAGCGCGGGAGCCTGGCGCGCTCTGCCCCGcctccagctgcccctcccccccattcagAAACCAGCCCCGCCTCCGAGGCAGGGCCCCGCCCGCCCTGAAGCCTCGTTGCGCTTTCGCGGGCTGTTTGGGACGCTGCGCTGGCCGTAGCGACGCGGGGGTTTGTGGGCGCGTGCGCGCGCAGGCCCCGGGGACGTTAGCTGGAGCCGTCATGGCCGCCGCCTGCGGGAGGCTCCTGGAGCAGGCGGGCGTGAGGGCCCTCGCTAGGGCGTCCGCCGCCCGGCCCGCTGCGCCCTGCCGTAAGGAACTGGGGCGGAACTTGGGTCCCTCCTCCTCGTCACTGCCCCCTTCGCGGGGGGAAGCCGGGCCTGCCCTGCCCAGGTCCCTGCCGCCTCGCTGTCCCGTCACCGTCCCCCTGCCCGGGGCGGGCCTGCCTGGGTCCTGTCTCCGCTTTCCCCGCCACTGCCCCTTTTGTGGAGGGGCTGCCTGGGTCCCTGCTCCCCCATCACCCGGCCACTACCCCTTTGTGGAGGGGCTGCCTGGGTCCCTGCTCCCTTTGCCCTGCCGCTGCCCCCTTTgtcggggaagggggggctgccTGGGTCCCCGCTCCCCCATCAGTGTCCCCTTTATGGGAGGGGCTGCCTGGATTGCTGTGCCCTTCACTGCCTCCTGTGCGGGGTGCTGCCGGGATCCCTGCttccagcctcccccctccccccctttgggAGGGAAGTGCTTTCTGTGGCCCTGGAATGTGTGTCGCACCTGATGACATTGCTTCGGGTTAGTTACATCCTCATGCAGTGTCCTTGGGCTCATTTTCTCTCGGTAAAAAGCCTCTCAAACACTTCTTTCCAAATTGACGATGGTATAGATTACCCTAGTTTTCAGGTTGCAGAGATCTgctaagaggaaggatggttgtgGTTCTGGTCCAGGACTGTGAGTGAGGAGAGCGGTACTTTTATTCCATACTATTATattcatcacttttttttttctacggGTCTGATCTTGCGGTGAGCTCTGCACAGATCTTGGAGGATCAAGGCATGCAAGAATATTTTTGTACTTTCAGTGTGATAGTGCAGTAATAAGTCCTTTTGCAATGTTCAAATAGTAGTGAAACATAAAAGTACCTGAGACTTCTGCAAATCACTGAGGAGAAAGTCTGTAGGTTAAAAATAGATTTAGATGAGTTTAGTCTTAATTTGGAAAATATTGCAGCAATAACTGCTTGAATAAAGCAGTCTTAAAACTGTTCTAAAATGTGATGCTTAAACCAGAAGAAGAAATATATCATTTTTCTTAATCTCCTTTTGACTGATCTAAAACTTCTTGAATTAGCTTCTCACAGTTTCCTTCTATCATATGAGCATCTAACAAAGGAAGAAATGATCTTTTACTATTGCCTTAAGATGGTACTGGAGGAACAGAGGAAGCACACTGTGAATGTTCATACACACATAGTATTTTGAAGGGTTGAGAGTTGCTCACATTATAATTGTATGCATGCTTGTTATGGGCGTTGCTTTTACTCCTGGTTGAAATTGGTTTATTTTCAGCACCATCTTGTTTCTGTCTTTTGAAGGGTGGTTCTCTTCCTCTGGACTTCTGAGGGCTAACAATGGAGAACCTGCAAAATTTCAGCCACCTCCAAAGCCAGTTGTTGTTGACAAACATAAAGAGGTAGCAGAGAGAAGGTAGGATACTCTGTTGCTTAGCACAGTGTATAGTTACACTTCTTAAAAGTTGCTACTCCCTTCCATAGTCTTCAGTTGAGTTATTAATTATATGAGCACTTCCTGAAATCCACTAAGCACTATTATGCAAAGTAAAGTAAACATTTGTTAAGCAAGCAGAGCCAATTTGTCAAAAAATGGGCTTAAAATACCTTTCCTTGTGACTTGCATCTACAAAAATTGACTTATCCATGAATCACTATGTAGTTGTAAACATACATGCAAGTCTGGGTAATGTTTTGTTGAGCTTCATTGTATTAAATACATATGTATCTTCAGTACAATAGTCTGTCATAGGGAGAAAGTACCCGTGACTGGAAGTTGAGAGACCTGGATTATgattctggctctgctgctgtaaaATGTTGCTGCCACTGGTGCTGGCAATGAGAACTCTAGTGAGAACGCTAGTGTAAAAGGGCACAAGTGTTTCTATTATTGTATCACCTAACCTGCTCTGGGCAACATTAGGTGACGATTAAAATGTTTCTGCACTGTTGGTGGTAGTGCAACATTGGGAGATTTCCCAAAGAAGCCTAGTGTATAATCAGCCTAGGACTGGGGAGAGTTTCTTAGAATCAGAACTTTGACACCTGTGAGAGCATCCAGTCCATCTCCCCTTTCCATATCCGTTCAGCTCTTGGACAGTCATCTCAGACTGGTAAGGGTTTTCATTACTTGAAACTGTCTTCATAAGGGGTaagattctgtgctgcacttcCTAGAACTTGCAGCCAAGAGGGAtttgccctcctcccctccagttAAACCACTTTTTCTGCCCTCCAGGGTCCAGAGCAGCCCTTTGAGGCAAAGTTATGGTAGCCTCCCTGGGCTATCCTGTGGACAGCAGCACTGACCAGAATCTCTGCTGTTTTGTGTGCTGTGCTTCCACTGCATAGCCATGCCCCTACAAAAGGGTTTGCGAAGCAGTCCTCAGAGGACCACCTCCATCTGTCTTCCTAATTTTCTGTGTCGAGCAATTCCAGCCAGATCCAGGGTTTTTATAGTCCCTCTATGCATTTCTGGCCCCATTATCCCATGTAAAGGAGGGGGGGTGAAAATCTCACCCATGGTGTGTCTTCTGGGCTCCCATCTACTAGGAGCAAAAGAGACCTCCTACAACTTGTTTCACGCACAATACTATTCAGCCATGAACCATCCAATTTTAAGTACTCACTGCTAACATGGGTTAAATTGAACCATGAAAGATTCCATTACTAATCCTCCTTGTCCATAGTTCTAATGCTCAAAAGTGATAGCAATGACAAAAGTGATAAATAATAGAAAATTATCACGCACTCAAAAGGCCAATGAATACTGTAGGTACTTGTAGCTGCAAAATATCTGAATACAAACTACACATCTTCTCATTGAAAGAAACTTGGAGCACTCAAATCAGGAATTGCAAAAACTGCTATTTATGTCAGTGTGAAGGCAACTTGCACACATGAATAACAGAGGTCTTTCATGTGTAAACCAAATATTTTTACTTCAGTACTATGGTAAGTTATAGGTTTTAATACAAGTTACTTCCGTCTTTACTCATAAAGGTTTTGACTTCCCCACAGGTTCTTGAGTCCAGAATTTATTCCCCCCAGAGGGAGAACAAATCCTCTTAAATTCTATATTGAAAGAACTGACATGATACGGAGGCGAAAAGTGCTCAACATTCCAGAGTTCTATGTTGGTCAGTTAACAGCATTGGGATTTTTAATAACTTTTCCAGTATTGGTCATTGATATAGTAAAATATCAGgagtcagcaacctttcagaagtggtgtgccgagtcttcatttattcactctaatttaaggtttcacatgtcagtaatacattttaacttttttagaaggtctctttctataagtctataatatataactaaactattgttgtgtgtaaagtaaataaggtttttaaaatgtttaagaagcttcatttaaaattaaattaaaatgcagagccccccggaccggtggccaggacccggccagtatgagtgccactgaaaatcagctcacatgccAGAGGTTGCCTGCCCCTTATATATATTATTGGCATAGCTTTACAACAATGTTACTATTTTCTGCTGCCAAATTTAATGGACAGTGTAGGATCAATTAATAGAATATATGATGAATAGAAGTATTGCCATTTGAACTCAGTGAAAACACAGGTTAGTGTTCTGGATGCAGACATTCTCTATGCATTGCTTACAACCTAAACACTGCAGTGTGCATGTGGTCCAAGAAACATTTGTCTATAATTTTCCTGTTTATAGACACAAGTAAATAGCGTTAATGATGTGAACTAAATATTTAAAGGCAAagaaatgttatatttttatataaatatttaagcCTACATTTTGTAAATTCAGTCTGTTTCTTAGAAAGATTAATTTAGTTGAGTGTGTCTATTAATGTCTGCACTTAAAATCTGACTCCTTCTCCATGTTTCAGGAATGATTTACTGACTAGTCTCTCCTTTGGACAGGAAGCATCCTTTCTGTTACCACAGCAGATCCATATGCCAGTGACAAAACCAGCCGTTTTGTCGGAATTTGCattcaaagaggaggaaaaggacttgGTGCTACCTTTGTGCTTCGGAATATTATAGAAGGGCAGGGTATGTCTTCGTACAGCTTTCATTCTTACATTAGGACTATTAAATGGAGGAGATATAGTATTTAAGCTGTATATGAAATGGTATATTATAGAAATCTTGTTTGCAGTTGGGATGGTATTAGagtattaaaagaaaatcatCATTTTGCATACTActgtttcttgtttgttttaaaaacaagatgcACTGCAAGATGCAGTGAGACCTTAGTGTACAGTATATCTCAGCTGCTTAAAAATCTGGTACACCTGGGCTGATCTCATGTTTCAACTTTGGTCAAAAGTAATACATCTACTAACTTCATTTATGAACTAACTTTGTAGTAGCTGGATTTTAATATTATTCTAACAGCcttataaaaaacattttgttttgtagtAGCAGCTAGCGCCCAACCGAGAGCGAAgtaccattgtgctaggcactgtgcaaacagaatGATACAGTCTATGCCCCATAGAGCTTAATCTTGATTCTCACTTGTCTCATATCAGTCCTACATCACCtcatttttaacctaagctacaTTTGACTCTAGGTCTCCATAATGGAAGACCAATGTAGCAGCCTGCTGCATCACACACCTCCTTTCTGGTGCACTTTAAAGCCATTGTAGGGCAATACAGGCGTTGCTTTGTCTGCATTACTCTAAATATAAGCAGGAATTAGGCATTCCTTattttgcttaaataaatatatcACAGGTGAATCGCCATTGTACCCAAAATACATTGAGTAATTTAAAATCCATGCTTGTGGCTCCCTCTTAAATTCTATACTTATAAGTGCCTCTGCCTCTTGAGCTAGTCTAGTCCACAGACTTTAATTTCTTTGTAAAAGAGTAATGTATACAATACTGTATTCAAAAAATGGACCCAAAATGTAACAAAACACTGTCCTTGATTAATACAAGGATCTGATACACTAAACTGCAATATATCAAACCCAGACTAGGTTACTTATGGCCCCTGATTCTCAGCTACAAGTTAAATAATTGTTTGTCGTCTTAAGGTGTTGAGTTTTGCTATGAACTGTACAATCCTCGAATCCGGGAGATCAAGGTTTTGAAGTTGGAGAAGAGACTAGATGACAACCTGATGTATTTACGGGATGCTCTTCCTGAATATAGTACTTTTGATGTTAACATGAAACCTGTGCCCCATTCAGCTAATGATGAAATTCCTGTAAACCAGGTATGAGTCTGATGTGATAGAAGTTTGGTGGGAAAGTGAGGAGGTGATTCAAGtgatgtaataaaatataaatgcttCATATATAATGTGTTAGCTTGAATCTAGCCCTCTAAGGCCACTGAACTGTTATCAGGTGTCACATGTAAAACAAGTTTGGTCTTACTCTGTTTTTATAGTGAATAATCATCCACAATGCAGTTGAACTATCCAGCATCCTTTATGGTTATTTTAACAGAGAACAAGGATTGAtggacatgaaaaataaaacttcttCGAGAGGGGGCTCTCTAGGTCAGAGTTGAGGCACATGCAGGGGATTATATGGAAAAAGCGTCTCCACGTTGTGTGTGTTCTGTAGATGGGACTTAGATGCCTGCCTGACATCCCTGGAACTATTTGAATACTAAATTGTCATCCTTTCTTAGGAGAATCTGTGTGTAAAATTACGAGGGGGGAATGCTAGTGGACAACAGCTTATTGTCATGCTGAGGGTAGAAATTTAGTGGATGTAAAGTAGATCATTTCTTTCCAAAAGACTTAAAGAAATCATTTACCCTCTTCGTTAGCTCAGGAAGACTTGTAGATGGTAGTGGGATACATATACCATGCCAATTCAAGTATGCAATGTCTATCTTGGCAGATCCTGTACTGTGCCATATATGGTACCATCTAATAGAGAAATCACCATCTTCTGAGTTTAATACCGATCTACTTTGTTTTATGTTATACTTTTAATGTTTATAACTAGGCTAAAAGTAGCGTGGCCTGCATATGCCTGTGTCTAGTGGGCGGTGTAGTGGTTAGGGCTACTCAGTACAAAAAGGCATTAATAGACTGCAGGGGCAAACCAAAATAGAGGGTGTCAGGAAAAAACTCCATATTGGAAGTTTGACCTTAAGTGTGAACATGTGATCTTGAGGATGATGGAGGGTGGAtgactgtttgtttttaactgtcCAGTACAATTAATAGTTCAAAGGGGGAGGgaatattttaagtgattatgaTAGTACACTAAGGACTAACAGCCCTGCtactgaaaaggaaaaacaagttgTTTATGTGAGATAAGACCACATCTAACTTTGATCAGCAGTGGGGTTCAAAAGTAGACTGAAAATAGATGAGCCTTGTCTATAGAATAGTTGTGCACATAGGCATGAAATGACTACGTTTCTTCAGGAAtaaatttcagttttccaaaCAGAACTGATCAGTAGCTCTTTAGAGCTGATCTTACAGTCAAACTTGGTATCGCTTTCTTTTAGAGCAAAAAGACAAGTAGGGCCAAGTTGAAAATGCATCCTCATGCAAAAAAGTCAAAGTTCTATGCAGACTTGTATTTTATGTATTCTTTACTTGTTTCCAATCCTAGATGAAGGTCAAAATGAAACCTAAGCCCTGGACAAAACGTTGGGAACGACCAAAATTTAACATTCAAGGAATCCACTTTGAACTACCTAAAGAAATGATGAAAGAAGCACAAAAATGGAGCATGCCCTGGATACAGTTTGATATGCTCCGAGAATACAATACTTCAAAATTAGAGAAGGAAATATGGAAAGAAGTGAATGAAGAGCTAAAAAAATGATACTGCTTTTATACAGTAATTACTGAGGAGGGAGGCCACctgaattttttaatatataattcaATTGTGTAAGACTTGTGTATATAGTCAGAATGTACAATAAAGTTAATCCTTCAAAAAAAGTAGtacatttgtgtatatatagtgcAGTGGTTTTAACCTCCTTTAGTTCCCCCTTTTTGAGTGGGGGCAGtgagtcccattgtcttcagtaaaATCTTGAGAAACTATCTTACCAAAGTACTATGTCCAGCCCCCTTTTCCAGGCATTCTCAGTCTTTACAGTAACAAAACAGGCCTTTGCTGCTACACTTTTCATGTTCCTCATTTGACAACAGGCTATATACTACCTGAATCCAGGGAGGTGTTTGTTCTTTTGCGATTAACATATCCCTCCAgctatgaaatttttttttttaacccattggTTAGCTGCCTTAACTAAGACTTTGTCAGTCACTACTTTGTTAGACTGACTTGACTTTTTCCAAATTCTGGCCCAAGACACATCTTCCTGTCCTTGGTTTCACAGCCAACTGACTTTGCAGTGATGGTTTTGTTGTCCATTGTCTTATGTTCTAAACCTctttttcccacacacacacacccccacctccaAACACACACTTTCATTCCTTGCTTGTTTAAATACAGTAGGAGGTATATGTCTGACGAGTGATGTTGCTGAACAGGAAGGAACTCAAAACTAAAAGTTAAGTAAGCCTTAAATGAAAACACTGGGCACTAGGAGTGTGCCAAACAGAAAGGCTGTCCCCGCCCTCGAGCACATGGACCAAGACAGAGGGATAGAACACTTCACAAAATGATCAGAGTGGCAGTTGAcagtttcaattttttgttgT
Protein-coding regions in this window:
- the MRPL19 gene encoding 39S ribosomal protein L19, mitochondrial, producing MAAACGRLLEQAGVRALARASAARPAAPCRWFSSSGLLRANNGEPAKFQPPPKPVVVDKHKEVAERRFLSPEFIPPRGRTNPLKFYIERTDMIRRRKVLNIPEFYVGSILSVTTADPYASDKTSRFVGICIQRGGKGLGATFVLRNIIEGQGVEFCYELYNPRIREIKVLKLEKRLDDNLMYLRDALPEYSTFDVNMKPVPHSANDEIPVNQMKVKMKPKPWTKRWERPKFNIQGIHFELPKEMMKEAQKWSMPWIQFDMLREYNTSKLEKEIWKEVNEELKK